The following coding sequences lie in one Drosophila sulfurigaster albostrigata strain 15112-1811.04 chromosome 2R, ASM2355843v2, whole genome shotgun sequence genomic window:
- the LOC133836326 gene encoding derlin-2: MNALRQFYMEIPIVTRAYTTVCVLTTLAVHLDLVSPLQLYFNPTLIVRKFQIWRLATTFLYFGTIGISFFFNMVFTYRYCRMLEDGSFRGRSSDFVMMFIFGGVLMTFFGIFVNLLFLGQAFTLMLVYVWSRRNPSVPMNFFGVLNFQAPYLPWVLLCCSMILGNTVWVDIIGMGVGHVYYVLEDVYPQLSNGYRLIKTPYFLKRLFNEHIERNYQAAAEDRPGGFLWGGEGQPLIQEDGEEQQPQPENEAQPAAVPAQ; the protein is encoded by the exons tacACCACAGTGTGTGTCCTCACAACGTTAGCGGTG CACTTGGACTTAGTGTCGCCGCTGCAACTGTATTTTAATCCCACATTGATAGTgcgcaaatttcaaatttggcGCCTAGCTACCACATTCCTATACTTTGGCACAATTGGCATTAGTTTCTTCTTCAACATGGTGTTCACATACCGTTATTGTCGCATGCTCGAAGACGGATCATTTCGAGGTCGCAGCTCCGACTTTGTGAtgatgtttatttttggtggAGTCCTGATGACCTTCTTTGGTATCTTTGTCAACCTGCTGTTCCTTGGCCAAGCGTTCACTTTAATGCTCGTCTACGTCTGGTCACGACGCAATCCCTCGGTACCCATGAACTTCTTCGGTGTGCTCAACTTCCAGGCCCCCTATTTGCCTTGGGTCCTGCTCTGCTGTTCCATGATCTTGGGCAATACCGTATGGGTTGATATCATTGGCATGGGTGTCGGGCATGTTTACTATGTGCTTGAAGATGTTTATCCGCAACTCTCCAACGGCTATCGACTAATCAAGACGCCATATTTTCT taaaAGACTTTTCAATGAGCACATCGAACGCAATTATCAAGCAGCTGCCGAGGATCGTCCTGGTGGATTTTTGTGGGGCGGCGAAGGACAACCATTGATACAGGAAGACGGCGAggaacagcaaccacagccaGAGAATGAAGCTCAACCTGCTGCAGTTCCTGCGCAATAA